The segment TGTCAGCCAGCTTTACGAGTACAACGCGTATATCACTTGCCATTGCAAGAAACATTTTGCGTAGGTTTTCCGCCTGCGCTTCTGTTCTATTTGTAAAATGTATTCCTCCTAATTTGGTTACACCTTCGACTAGGCCAGCGACTTCTTCTCCAAAGAATTCTTTTAATTGCTCTAATGAGAGATCAGTATCTTCTACAGCATCGTGAAGAAAACCTGCAGCTATAACAGTCGGACTAGCTCCAATTTCTTTTAATAAGTCTGCTACTGCAATCGGGTGAATTATATAAGGGTCGCCACTAGCTCTAAATTGCCCCTTATGCAGCCTAAAAGCTAAATCGAAAGAATTTGCCAATAAAGCTTCCGAATCGGTTGGGCAGCTCTCTCCTAGACCTGGGGGAACTTTTTCAATACATGCTTTTAACCAGTCGGGTAATTGAATCCCATAGTCCTCTGTGCTACTGATTGGGTGAGATCGAAGTAGAGGCTCATTCCCCATTGCCAAATCGCAGGCCGAATTGGCCTGGGCTGAATTAGGCATTGAGGTGGCATTTACCATCTCACTTAGCAAGATTCCATTAGTTTATTAAGGATTAACACCCCTCGCTACACCTTATGACTAGTTTCCCTGGGGATGTTTTAAATATTAAAAACTTGAGGATGTGTTATCCCGCTAGTAATCAATGGATTCTTGATGGGTTTAATTTAAATATTGCTGTAGGAGAACGTGTTGCACTAATTGGCAGCTCAGGCTCTGGGAAAAGCAGTGTTGCAAAATCACTCTTGCAGATTCTTCCGAATGGAAGCCTTTGTAAAGGGGATTTAGTTCTATGTGGGAAAGATTTATTGACTTTGTCAGATAAAGAGATGCAAAATTTTAGGGGCGAGAAGGTTGGTTTCGTTTTTCAAGATCCAATGAATCGCCTCAATCCGTTGATGACGATAGGTGACCATTTAATTGATACCTTAAAAGCTCACAAACCAGACAAAACATCTTTATGGCATCGGCACCGTAGTGAAGAATTGTTGGTAAAAGTTGGCATTGATGTAGCTCGTTTTAATTCTTTTCCCCATGAATTTAGCGGCGGAATGCGCCAACGTTTGGCAATTGCATTAGCAATTTCATTGAATCCACCGTTAATAGTTGCTGATGAACCCACTTCCAGTCTTGATGTTTCAGTGGCAAATCAAATCATGACTGAATTGAGCAATCTCTGCGATGAGCTTGGGACTGCCCTCTTGTTGATTACGCATGATCTCGCTCTTGCAGCAAGATGGTGTGGAAGAATGAGCATCATTCAACATGGAAAAATTGTTGAAGAAGGATTGAGCACGGACGTTGTGGCTAATCCAATATCGTTAATAGGGAAAAGATTGGTGTTTGCGGCGAGAGAACGAGAGCAAAATAATTGTGTTACAAGAACTAATCAACATTGTGTTCTAGATGTTGATCAAGTTCGCTGTTGGCATGCGAATGGAGGACTGCCTTGGCAACCAAATTGGATTAAGGCCGTTAATGAGGTTTCCTTTTCCCTTTATGCAGGCGAAACCCTTGGAGTTGTGGGATTATCAGGGTGCGGTAAAAGCACTTTATGTAGTGCCCTTTTAGGTTTGACACCCATTCGAGGGGGCTGCATTAAGCTATGTGGACAAGATTTGACTACCTTAAATAGTCAATCCTTAAGAAAGGCGCGACAGTCTTTGCAAATGGTTTTCCAAGACCCTTGTGCATCTATGAATCCAAAAATGACAGTTCTAGATGCTATCGCTGACCCATTGCTGATTCATAACATGTTTAACCGTCACCAGGCAAAGGAAAAAGCAAGAATTCTTTTGGGTCATGTTGGACTTACTCCTGTAGAAGACTTTCATGCAAGGTTTCCTAATCAATTATCAGGTGGACAGCAACAAAGAGTAGCTATAGCTCGTGCACTTGCTTTAAACCCACAGGTTCTTATATGTGATGAAAGTGTAAGCATGTTGGACGTTGAAATTCAAGCAGAGATTTTAGCTTTATTAAGCTCATTACAGGAAACTTTAGGGCTTTCTATACTTTTTATTACCCATGATTTATCCTTGGCCCGTGGTTTTTGCCATAGAACCCTTTTGTTAGATCAGGGCATAGTCGTTGAAGAAGGCCCTTCCGAAAAGTTATTTCAAAGACCTCAACATGCCCTTACTAAACAGTTGATTAAGGACTCACCAACTCTGAGATAAAAAGTATTGATTAATTTTTTTGTAAAACTTTAAGCAATCTTTTAAAAGAAATAGGCAATGGCGCCTCAAAAAGCATCTCTTTATTAGTCTGTGGATGCTTTAGACCAAGTTGATATGCATGTAGAGCTTGTCCAGATAGTGCAATAGGCAATTTACGACAACGACTGTAAGTAGAATCTCCAATGATTGGATGACCGATATGAGCACAATGAACTCGAATTTGATGTGTTCGCCCTGTATCTAACTGGAAAGCTATAAGAGAATAATTGCCTAGCCTTTCTTTAAGTTCCCAATGGGTACATGCATATCTACCTGATTCATCAGAGACAACTGCATATTTTTTTCTATTCATTGGGTGTCGTCCAATTGCCCCTAAAATTGTTCCACTATCTCCTTGTGGTATTCCATGCACTATTGCTAAGTATTTTCTAGATGCAATTCTTTTTTGAATTTGTAGCTGGAGATTCACTAATGATTCTTGTGTTTTAGCAATAACAATGCAGCCTGTTGTATCTTTGTCGAGCCTGTGTACGATCCCTGGACGAAGTTTGCCGCTAATGCCTGGGAGATCATTGCAGTGGTGTAGTAAGCCGTTGACAAGAGTGCCATCCTTATTCCCAGGAGCTGGATGAACAGCTACTCCTGCCTCTTTATTAATAACTATTAGCTCTTTATCCTCATATATTACATCTAAATGCATTTTTTCAGGCTTTAAATATGGCAAGGGCTCTGGAGGCGGTAACCATAGTTGAATCTCATCTCCGGTTCGCAAAGGTGTCTTTGCTTTACCTTCTTTCCCATTAACTTTTACGAACCCAGCATTGATAAATTTTTGAATACTTGCTCGACTTTGTTCTGATCTTTGACTGACTAGCCAACGGTCAAGTCGCATTGGCAATGGTTTGGGATAATGTAGGATTATTAATTCTCCTTCGCCTTCTCCAAAGGATTGTGCATTATTCTCTTCCATTATGTAGGTAATTCAAGTGCGATTTTCCCAAGCAATAATTTTCTAAAGTCATCTAATAACTTATGAGACATTCTTCTTAGGTCAGATGAAGTATGGATATTGGCTGCATTCTCTAACCATTGATGGGTATCTCCTTTGCTTCTTTTGAAAGGAATACCATAACGTTTTTCAAGAGAATTGTTTATTCGTTCGTGATTATGATTATCCAGATGATGTAGCAATTTTAAGAAAGCTATTGCTACAGATTCCACATCATAAGCAGCTTGCCCAATATCATCACATATCGCAAGTCGAAGAGCAGCTTGTTGATTATCTAATCGTGGCGGCAAGACTCCTGGAGCATCTAATAAATCAAGTCTTTGCCCAAGCCTTACCCATTGCAGCGATTTCGTAACCCCTGCACGTCTAGAACTAGCGACTACTTTCTTGTTCACCAATCTATTAATTAACGCTGATTTCCCAACATTAGGAAACCCTAGTGTTAGAGCCCTAACGGGCCGATGACGCATGCCTCTGAGTTCGCGACGCTGGTTCAACTCTTCACCCATTTGTATTGCTGCTTCTTTGATTACCCCTATCCCAGTGCCATTTTGTGCATTGCACCACCTTGGGGTTTCCCCATTGCTTTTAAACCATAAATCCCATTCCTCTAGATTTTTCTCTGTAATCATGTCTTTTCTATTAATAACTAAGAGGTGTTTCTTGTTGACAATCCATTTTTTTAGATGAGGATGGGAAGTCGAAAGTGGTATTCGTGCATCTCTAACTTCGATTACTAGATCAACTTGGTCTATGTTTTTTGCTAGCTGTCTTTCGGCTTTTGCAATGTGGCCTGGATACCATTGAATAAGAGGGGTCACGACATTCAATTCTGAATAGTGGAGGGGGGTGAATTGTTGAAATAGAACTTTGAAGTTTTTATTGTGTTTTAATTTCTATAGTTTAGGCAATTTAAGACAGCTGAGGTTGTAAGCAAATTTTTGCAGATATATGAACAAAACTTTTTTGAAACACTCGATAATCCCAACAAATTTTGTAAGATTCAATTTCGAATCTTTTCCTTTGAACTAAAAATCTAGGTTGATTGTGATCATTGCCTCTGGCACTCTTTTTAAGTGGGGGTTGGCTTTATTTCATTGCTGAAAATGTTTTTTGGAATTTGGGCTTTCTTTTATTAGGTAATTTATTTGTAAAAATTTTTGTGAGTAAGCCGCACTAGTGGTTTTATTATTTTTTGGCACTTCGTGCGGCAATGGTCAGATGTTTCCTCTGGCCAAAAAAAAACCACGAATGCATTTGTCAGAGTAATGTCATCAAGTTTGCAATTTTTGAGTCCCAATGGCAAAGCGTTCTCTTTCTAGTCTTAATGCAGAAGATATAAGTGGTAAGAGAGTATTGGTTAGAGTTGACTTTAATGTTCCAGTCAATACTGAAGGTTCCATAACAGATGATACAAGGATTCGTGCTGCTCTCCCAACAATTAAGGACTTGATGTCGAAAGGCGCGCGCGTGATCCTTTCTGCTCACTTTGGACGCCCTAAAGGTAAGCCTAATGATGAAATGCGCCTTACTCCTGTAGCAGATAGGCTTAGTGAATTATTGGGCATAACTGTTGTAAAAACTGATAGCTGTATTGGCCCTGATGCAGAGTCAAAAGTTAACGATCTTAAGGACGGTGGGGTAGTCCTTTTGGAAAATGTTCGTTTTATGCCTGGAGAAGAGAAAAATGATTTGGAGTTTGCTAAACAGTTATCAAAATTAGCTCAGGTTTATGTCAATGATGCTTTCGGCGCGGCTCACCGTGCTCATGCGTCAACTGAAGGAGTAACTAAATTTCTTAGCCCTAATGTTGCTGGCTATTTAATGGAAAAGGAGCTTCAGTATCTCCAGGGTGCTATCGATTCTCCCAAGAGACCTTTGGCTGCAATTGTTGGAGGTTCTAAAGTAAGCAGTAAGATTGGTGTCTTGGAATCTTTAATAGATAAATGTGACAAGGTTCTTATTGGTGGAGGAATGATATTTACTTTTTATAAAGCTCGTGGCCTTTCTGTAGGGAAAAGTTTAGTTGAAGATGACAAACTTGATCTTGCTAAAGCACTTGAAGAAAAAGCCAGATCGAAAGGTGTTGAGTTGCTTTTGCCTACAGATGTAATACTTGCAGATAATTTTGCTGCAGATGCCGACAGTCAAATAGCTTCAATAAATTCTATTCCTGAAGGATGGATGGGACTTGATATAGGACCTGATTCAGTAAAAGTTTTCCAAGACGCTTTGAATTCTTGTAAAACAGTAATTTGGAATGGACCTATGGGGGTTTTTGAATTTGATAAATTTGCTAATGGCACTAACTCTATTGCAAGTACTTTGGCTGAATTAGGAGAAAGAGGTTGCTGCACGATTATTGGAGGTGGCGATTCAGTTGCTGCTGTTGAGAAAGCAGGTCTTGCTGCGAAAATGTCTCACATCTCTACTGGTGGTGGTGCCAGTCTTGAGCTGCTTGAAGGGAAAGTTTTACCAGGTGTTTCTGCACTTGATGAAATTGTTTAATCAACTCTGTTTACTGGTTAGGTTTCTTTGATTATGTCTTCGAGAGATATATTGTTTATGTTATGGATTGATTTCACTTACATCAGAGACAATTCGTACAGTCTTAGTAATAGAGATCAATCCTTTTGGATGGGCTATTAAGGCAGCCCATTTTTGTGTGCCTGGCGACAAAGGTGCTTGTACAGTTTTATATAAACCGCCAGAGGCCAATGGAACAATAGGTATGTTCGGAATTAATTTCCCTTGATAATCTTCCTCATTAATCGTGATTAAGCCACCTGCAATAATTGCATCTTCTAAGGGTTTCTCAAGAATAATATCGACATTATAAGTTGTTCCTGTTAATACATAATCTGGAATGCTTAAGTCAATATCTATAGGATGGTCAGTACTCTTTAAAATTGAGTATTCATTGATTACTTCTTTCTGAATAATTTTTTTATCACTTAAGGTAATTGCAATTTTTTGCATTGCTTCTAAGGAAAATGTTTTAGCACCTAACTGCTTTTCAGCATTGATATATAGATCAATAGAATGCCTTTTATCTTTTAGCTGATTTCCTTTTTCTATTCTCCATTTTGCATTGGGAAACTTTTCAAGAAACTCTACACACTCTTTATACAAGTTTTTTGAAATTGCATTACTAAAAAGTTTATCAAGCTCTGCGAATCTTCTAGTATTTAGAGAGTTTTGTATGTCCTGGCTGAGTTGCTTGATATTTATTTCTCTAGAATAGCTTGGACTGTTGAATGCAAAAAGTAAAAAGATTCCTGAACTTAGACAAAACTTGATTACATGCTGCACCTTAAATTCCTCTTGAGTACCTCTGATTGTAAGCCTAGGTATTACTAGGGATTATTGTATTGCTATGTCTCGCTTATTGATTGCGGCAAGTGGAACAGGCGGCCATCTTTTTCCTGCGGTTGCTGTTGCAGAAGCTTTGCCGAAAACTTGGGAAATTACTTGGTTGGGGGTGCCTGATCGTTTAGAGGTAAAGCTTGTCCCTAAAAAGTTTGAGCTGATAACTGTTCCAGTAGGGGGGTTGCAAAAGAATGGATTGATGAAGTTTGTTCAAGCGCTGAAATTAATTGCAGCAACATTATCAGTGATACGAGTGATTAGAAAAAAAAGGATAAAAGTTATTTTTACTACCGGTGGTTATATAGCTGTACCAGCTGTTTTGGCTGCAAAGTTATCTGGCATACGAGTAGTCCTTCATGAATCAAACGCCTTTCCTGGCAAAGCAACTAGGCTTTTTGGAAGATTTTGTGATCAAGTTGCACTTGGTTGGCCACCAGCTGCTAAATACCTGCCAAAGTGCAACTTAGTTGTAACTGGGACTCCTGTGCGCGAGGCCTTTCTAGCTTTTAATTCAGTTCCTTCCTGGGTACCAGTTGGAGGTGGTCCTTTAATAGTTGTTCTAGGAGGAAGTCAAGGTGCGGTTGGTTTGAATCGAATGATTAGAGATGTTTTGCCTGACTTGCTTGCCAAGGGTTGTCGAGTTGTTCATATTACCGGTAATAAAAATCAATCCAACAAAGTAAATGCCAAATTGGTTGAGAAGCCATTTACGAATGAAATACCTGGTTTGTTACAACATGCAGATCTTATTATTAGTAGAGCTGGCGCTGGTGCGTTAAGTGAATTTGCTGTTTGCAACACACCTGTTGTTTTGGTTCCTTATCCTTATGCAACAGATAGTCATCAAGAATTTAATGCAATGTATGCAGCGGAATTTGGAGGAGCACTAATTGTCCATGAGCATGAACCGGGTAAGAAAGCTTTAGCAAATGTATTAGATCATTTGTTAACTAGTTTTATCTCACAGAAAATAGATTCCTTAAACTTGCTTGATTTAATGAAGGAAGGTATGTCAAAGATGGCAGTTAGAGATTCTCATCTAAGAATTGTTGAGATCTTGGAACAAATCAGTTAGTAAATGATTTTATTGCATTAAAAATACGTTGGTTATTAGATTCGTTTTGAAGGCTAATCCGCAACCAGTTTTCACCTAAACCTTCAAATGATCTGCAGTCTCTAAGCAGTATTTTCTTTTGGGCAAGATGTTCTCGTAATGGTAGAAGGGAAGTATTGCTTTCAATTAAAAAGAAGTTGGTGGATGATGGATGAGCTTTAATCCCAGTCAGGGTGTTTAAATGGGAGTGGAGCCATGAACCTTCTCCTATGATCCATTGATGTATTTGTTGAATATGTCTTTTATATAAGCTTGTATCTTTCATCAGCCTTTCTCCTACTGCAATAGCTAGAGAGTTCATTGGCCATGGATCTCGAAGATTTTCCCACTTTTTCAACCGTTCAGGTGCACTAATAACATAGCCAATTCTCAAACCAGCTATTGAAAATAGTTTGGTAAGACTTCTGATTACAATTAGGTTCTCATATTTTGTTGTGAGTGGAATTAATGATTGCTTTTCACCCTCAGGAACAAGAGGTAAGAAGGCTTCGTCACATATAACAAGCTTGTAAGTTTTGGTTAATTTCTCTAAAGAATTACGATCCCACAATTGTCCAGTTGGATTATGTGGGTTGGTAATCCAAATGACTTCAGAGATTTCTTTGATTGGAAAAGATTGTGGAAAGCTTGAATTCCAACGTAATGGAAGAGAACTTTGCTTGTAAGTTCCTCCCCAACAATTTATGGCTCTTTGATAGTCTGCAAATCCTGGGTTGGGTAAGATGCTGAGACCAGTGTTGACTGCATCACGGCCTGCCCATGTCATTAACTCTGCTGCTCCATTGCCAGGTAGCACCATAGATGTTTTAACTTTGTGCCAAGAGGCAATAGCTTCTTTTAAATTGTATAAATTACGATCAGGGTAATTTTTAAGCCCCATGTTTTCTATCGCTTTTAAGATGCATTGATTTATTGCTTTTTGAGGTGAGAAAGGAGCCAAGGATGCGCTTGCATCTAGAAGCTCGTAGGCTTCTAGCCCTAATCTTTGAGCTTCTTCAGCAATATTGCCTCCATGTTCAAATCCAAGCGAATCGCAGTTATTATCTATAGCCATGGTGTATTGCTTCCCACTACTTCAGAGATATTATTGAAGTTATGTCGATCCAATTGAGAAGATAGTCCATCGAGAATTTGAGGCACGAGAATAGGCCCTTTGAAAATCCAACCTGTATAAACTTGTAGAAGAGATGCACCCGCTGAAATTCGCTCCCAAGCACTTTGCGGCGAATCAATTCCTCCTACACCTATAAGAGGTAGTTGTTCTCCTGCTGATTGCCTTAAAATCTTGATGACTTCCAAGGCTCTATTTTGCAGTGGATGGCCACTGAGACCACCCGCTTCTTTGGAAAGTCTTAAACCAGTCTGTGAAATCACTCTATCCTCCAGCCCTAGCCGGTCTAGACTGGTATTTACCGCGATCAAACCTGCCAGTCCTTCCTCGTAGGCAAGTTTTGCGATCTCTTTAATTGCATTGTTGTCTAGGTCAGGAGCAATTTTTACCAGTAATGGTGGACAGCTGCGAATTCGACGCAGTCGTTCTATTAGTTTCCTTAATTTTTTTGGATCTTGTAATGTTCTAAGACCGGGTGTATTAGGAGAGCTGACATTGATTACTGCATAGTCTGCAAAAGGAGCTAACAGTTCTAAGGAGGCCGCATAGTCATCTGGTGCTTGTTCAAGTGCGGTTATTTTTGACTTCCCGAAATTAATACCAAGTATTGTTGGTCGGTATCCAGGTATTTGGATCCTTTGCTTTTTTAGTGTTTTGCAAAGATTAGCCGCACCATTATTGTTAAAACCCATTCGATTTAGAGCTGCTTGCTCTTTAGCTAGACGAAAAAGCCTAGGTTGGGGATTGCCTTTTTGAGGATGCCATGTAACTGTACCAAGCTCAGCAAAGCCGAAACCAAAATAACTCCATAAACCTGCAGCTATACCATTCTTGTCAAAACCCGCTGCAAGGCCTAATGGATTATTGAAATCACATCCAAATAATTTTTGTTTTAGCCTTGAGTCTTTCCTTTCAAGCTCTTTACTTAATTGAGCCAATACTTCTGAGATGCCTGGCCATTTTCGATATAGTGATACTTGACCTAATGTATTAAGGACAATAGTTGTTAATTTCTCAGCATCCAGACCTTCATCTTGTGAGAGGACTGGTGCAAGTAATTGTTTATATAGAGAGGGTATTGAAAGAAATTTTGCTGTTAGTGAATTCCCCATCTTTTTGATACCCTTTCATTTGAGTGGTATAGCAATATTTTTAGAAAAGCTTACTGCTATTGTGTCGACTCTTTCGTTGTCAGGGTCACCGCTATGACCTTTAACATATTCCAGATTTACATTAGATAGACGTTCTTTATCTAAACTTTTCCAGAGGTCTTGATTCAATACTGGCTTTCCTGCAGCAGTTTTCCATCCTTTTTTCTTCCAGCCTAAAATCCATTTATTAAGTCCATCAATTAGATATTTACTATCTGTTCTTATTGTTATTCCTGCCTGAAGAGGCAGGGTTTTCAGTTTTCTCAT is part of the Prochlorococcus marinus str. MIT 0919 genome and harbors:
- a CDS encoding ABC transporter ATP-binding protein: MTSFPGDVLNIKNLRMCYPASNQWILDGFNLNIAVGERVALIGSSGSGKSSVAKSLLQILPNGSLCKGDLVLCGKDLLTLSDKEMQNFRGEKVGFVFQDPMNRLNPLMTIGDHLIDTLKAHKPDKTSLWHRHRSEELLVKVGIDVARFNSFPHEFSGGMRQRLAIALAISLNPPLIVADEPTSSLDVSVANQIMTELSNLCDELGTALLLITHDLALAARWCGRMSIIQHGKIVEEGLSTDVVANPISLIGKRLVFAAREREQNNCVTRTNQHCVLDVDQVRCWHANGGLPWQPNWIKAVNEVSFSLYAGETLGVVGLSGCGKSTLCSALLGLTPIRGGCIKLCGQDLTTLNSQSLRKARQSLQMVFQDPCASMNPKMTVLDAIADPLLIHNMFNRHQAKEKARILLGHVGLTPVEDFHARFPNQLSGGQQQRVAIARALALNPQVLICDESVSMLDVEIQAEILALLSSLQETLGLSILFITHDLSLARGFCHRTLLLDQGIVVEEGPSEKLFQRPQHALTKQLIKDSPTLR
- a CDS encoding RluA family pseudouridine synthase, yielding MEENNAQSFGEGEGELIILHYPKPLPMRLDRWLVSQRSEQSRASIQKFINAGFVKVNGKEGKAKTPLRTGDEIQLWLPPPEPLPYLKPEKMHLDVIYEDKELIVINKEAGVAVHPAPGNKDGTLVNGLLHHCNDLPGISGKLRPGIVHRLDKDTTGCIVIAKTQESLVNLQLQIQKRIASRKYLAIVHGIPQGDSGTILGAIGRHPMNRKKYAVVSDESGRYACTHWELKERLGNYSLIAFQLDTGRTHQIRVHCAHIGHPIIGDSTYSRCRKLPIALSGQALHAYQLGLKHPQTNKEMLFEAPLPISFKRLLKVLQKN
- the ylqF gene encoding ribosome biogenesis GTPase YlqF, translated to MTPLIQWYPGHIAKAERQLAKNIDQVDLVIEVRDARIPLSTSHPHLKKWIVNKKHLLVINRKDMITEKNLEEWDLWFKSNGETPRWCNAQNGTGIGVIKEAAIQMGEELNQRRELRGMRHRPVRALTLGFPNVGKSALINRLVNKKVVASSRRAGVTKSLQWVRLGQRLDLLDAPGVLPPRLDNQQAALRLAICDDIGQAAYDVESVAIAFLKLLHHLDNHNHERINNSLEKRYGIPFKRSKGDTHQWLENAANIHTSSDLRRMSHKLLDDFRKLLLGKIALELPT
- a CDS encoding phosphoglycerate kinase, which produces MAKRSLSSLNAEDISGKRVLVRVDFNVPVNTEGSITDDTRIRAALPTIKDLMSKGARVILSAHFGRPKGKPNDEMRLTPVADRLSELLGITVVKTDSCIGPDAESKVNDLKDGGVVLLENVRFMPGEEKNDLEFAKQLSKLAQVYVNDAFGAAHRAHASTEGVTKFLSPNVAGYLMEKELQYLQGAIDSPKRPLAAIVGGSKVSSKIGVLESLIDKCDKVLIGGGMIFTFYKARGLSVGKSLVEDDKLDLAKALEEKARSKGVELLLPTDVILADNFAADADSQIASINSIPEGWMGLDIGPDSVKVFQDALNSCKTVIWNGPMGVFEFDKFANGTNSIASTLAELGERGCCTIIGGGDSVAAVEKAGLAAKMSHISTGGGASLELLEGKVLPGVSALDEIV
- the murG gene encoding undecaprenyldiphospho-muramoylpentapeptide beta-N-acetylglucosaminyltransferase; the encoded protein is MSRLLIAASGTGGHLFPAVAVAEALPKTWEITWLGVPDRLEVKLVPKKFELITVPVGGLQKNGLMKFVQALKLIAATLSVIRVIRKKRIKVIFTTGGYIAVPAVLAAKLSGIRVVLHESNAFPGKATRLFGRFCDQVALGWPPAAKYLPKCNLVVTGTPVREAFLAFNSVPSWVPVGGGPLIVVLGGSQGAVGLNRMIRDVLPDLLAKGCRVVHITGNKNQSNKVNAKLVEKPFTNEIPGLLQHADLIISRAGAGALSEFAVCNTPVVLVPYPYATDSHQEFNAMYAAEFGGALIVHEHEPGKKALANVLDHLLTSFISQKIDSLNLLDLMKEGMSKMAVRDSHLRIVEILEQIS
- a CDS encoding pyridoxal phosphate-dependent aminotransferase — translated: MAIDNNCDSLGFEHGGNIAEEAQRLGLEAYELLDASASLAPFSPQKAINQCILKAIENMGLKNYPDRNLYNLKEAIASWHKVKTSMVLPGNGAAELMTWAGRDAVNTGLSILPNPGFADYQRAINCWGGTYKQSSLPLRWNSSFPQSFPIKEISEVIWITNPHNPTGQLWDRNSLEKLTKTYKLVICDEAFLPLVPEGEKQSLIPLTTKYENLIVIRSLTKLFSIAGLRIGYVISAPERLKKWENLRDPWPMNSLAIAVGERLMKDTSLYKRHIQQIHQWIIGEGSWLHSHLNTLTGIKAHPSSTNFFLIESNTSLLPLREHLAQKKILLRDCRSFEGLGENWLRISLQNESNNQRIFNAIKSFTN
- a CDS encoding quinone-dependent dihydroorotate dehydrogenase yields the protein MGNSLTAKFLSIPSLYKQLLAPVLSQDEGLDAEKLTTIVLNTLGQVSLYRKWPGISEVLAQLSKELERKDSRLKQKLFGCDFNNPLGLAAGFDKNGIAAGLWSYFGFGFAELGTVTWHPQKGNPQPRLFRLAKEQAALNRMGFNNNGAANLCKTLKKQRIQIPGYRPTILGINFGKSKITALEQAPDDYAASLELLAPFADYAVINVSSPNTPGLRTLQDPKKLRKLIERLRRIRSCPPLLVKIAPDLDNNAIKEIAKLAYEEGLAGLIAVNTSLDRLGLEDRVISQTGLRLSKEAGGLSGHPLQNRALEVIKILRQSAGEQLPLIGVGGIDSPQSAWERISAGASLLQVYTGWIFKGPILVPQILDGLSSQLDRHNFNNISEVVGSNTPWL